In one window of Photobacterium leiognathi DNA:
- a CDS encoding peptidase U32 family protein: protein MKENFELLAPGGDIESIKAAIAAGADAIYCGLDSFNARNRATNLTFDVLSGIIRLAHQNNCKIFLTLNIVVLDSEIPAVIRLLNKLVNTKVDGVILQDLGLFHIIKKHFPTLDVHASTQINTHNDGQILFLKQLQASRVNLSRELNIGEIKHLAQFGHQHDVLMEVFVHGSYCIGFSGLCYISSVKNGNSGNRGRCSQPCRDQYQTTAAGKDFPLNMKDNSAFGNMAELADAGVYSLKVEGRIKKSHYVYTVVDQWRQQIDSYCEQKPLLTDTTSLFTVFNRDFSNSYLQGDINKSMFIDNPRDNSVKHFSQIYQATTIDDVKGVKQKLYDDKTAIIQNVEDVTKTMDVSSLPLSIVFSGKEGQPLTIVVTAPEKNITLQSESALIGSHKHTLTHDMLEKRFQSLINEGEYQITEFNTADLAEDTSIPFAELAQLKDQIGYVLNGEVAIVAPIDTPKPRNSANHRKPTGIKPKLAILISEPSDVALNQDNDATLYYAIAEGLSMELEKTVALFEENPHLIPWFPAILIGENYQAAVAFIERVKPTRLVTNNNGIAYVAYQQGIDWIAGPYLNLTNSFSLQCIADEFNAKGAFVSNEINRKQINPLVCPENFELHYSIYHPLMILMSRQCLFHQTVGCKKKRFDNKCLRKCDKSASILSLKDASFVLDKQRGAHNALYSQQNYMNLQAVTDFPDKFTRFMIDLRDIKTDTQISADKATLVSLFNAYIHGDMSARETLEQTIVGTIYHQYKKGL, encoded by the coding sequence ATGAAAGAGAATTTTGAGTTATTGGCACCCGGTGGTGATATTGAATCCATTAAAGCAGCTATTGCTGCGGGTGCGGATGCGATCTACTGTGGTTTAGACAGTTTCAACGCACGAAACCGAGCAACTAACTTAACCTTTGATGTTCTCAGCGGCATCATTCGTTTAGCTCATCAGAACAATTGTAAAATCTTCCTGACCTTAAACATCGTGGTATTAGATAGCGAAATTCCTGCGGTGATCCGTTTATTAAACAAGCTAGTCAATACCAAGGTTGATGGTGTGATTTTGCAAGATTTAGGTTTGTTCCACATCATTAAAAAGCATTTCCCTACCTTGGATGTGCATGCTTCTACTCAGATCAATACCCATAACGATGGTCAAATTCTGTTTTTAAAACAGCTACAAGCAAGCCGTGTTAACTTATCCCGTGAATTAAATATTGGTGAAATTAAACATCTGGCGCAGTTTGGTCATCAGCATGATGTGTTAATGGAAGTCTTTGTTCACGGCTCTTACTGCATTGGATTTTCTGGTCTGTGTTACATCAGCTCTGTGAAAAATGGTAACTCAGGTAACCGTGGTCGTTGTAGTCAGCCATGTCGCGATCAATACCAAACCACCGCTGCGGGTAAAGACTTCCCACTGAACATGAAAGATAACTCAGCGTTCGGCAATATGGCGGAGCTTGCTGATGCTGGCGTGTATTCACTAAAAGTGGAAGGACGTATTAAGAAATCACACTACGTCTATACCGTAGTGGATCAATGGCGTCAGCAGATTGATAGTTACTGCGAGCAAAAGCCGCTATTAACCGATACCACATCACTGTTTACCGTTTTTAACCGTGACTTTTCTAACTCGTATCTACAGGGCGATATCAATAAGAGCATGTTTATTGATAACCCACGAGATAACTCGGTGAAGCACTTCTCACAAATTTATCAAGCGACCACCATTGATGATGTGAAAGGCGTTAAGCAAAAGCTGTATGACGACAAAACCGCAATTATCCAAAATGTTGAAGATGTGACTAAAACCATGGATGTCAGTTCGTTACCGCTAAGCATTGTCTTTAGTGGTAAAGAAGGACAACCATTAACGATTGTGGTAACCGCGCCTGAAAAAAATATCACGCTGCAATCTGAATCGGCACTGATCGGTAGCCATAAACACACCTTAACCCATGATATGTTGGAAAAGCGTTTCCAAAGTTTGATCAATGAAGGTGAATACCAAATTACTGAATTTAATACAGCCGATTTAGCCGAAGACACATCGATTCCGTTTGCTGAGTTAGCGCAGCTTAAAGATCAAATTGGTTATGTATTAAATGGTGAAGTAGCGATTGTTGCGCCGATTGATACGCCAAAACCACGTAACAGTGCAAATCATCGTAAACCTACAGGTATTAAGCCTAAACTTGCTATTTTGATTTCAGAACCAAGTGATGTGGCATTAAATCAAGATAACGATGCGACACTTTACTACGCCATTGCTGAAGGTTTATCAATGGAGTTGGAGAAAACCGTCGCACTGTTTGAAGAAAATCCGCACCTCATTCCTTGGTTCCCTGCGATCTTAATTGGTGAAAACTATCAAGCGGCAGTGGCGTTTATCGAGCGTGTTAAACCGACTCGACTCGTTACGAACAATAACGGCATTGCGTATGTTGCTTACCAGCAAGGTATTGATTGGATTGCAGGTCCTTATCTGAACCTAACTAACTCCTTTAGTTTGCAGTGTATTGCTGATGAATTTAACGCGAAGGGTGCATTTGTTTCTAACGAGATCAATCGTAAGCAAATTAACCCGTTGGTGTGCCCTGAAAACTTTGAATTGCACTACAGCATCTATCATCCATTAATGATATTAATGAGCCGTCAGTGTTTATTCCATCAAACTGTAGGTTGTAAGAAAAAGCGTTTTGATAATAAGTGCTTACGTAAGTGTGATAAGTCTGCCTCTATCTTGAGCTTAAAAGATGCGTCGTTTGTGTTAGATAAGCAAAGAGGCGCGCATAACGCCTTGTACAGTCAGCAGAACTACATGAACTTACAAGCGGTTACAGATTTCCCTGACAAGTTTACTCGCTTTATGATTGATCTTCGTGATATTAAAACGGACACACAAATCAGTGCTGATAAAGCAACGCTAGTATCGCTGTTTAATGCGTATATTCACGGTGATATGAGTGCTCGTGAAACGCTAGAGCAAACCATTGTTGGCACGATCTATCATCAATATAAGAAAGGCTTGTAA
- a CDS encoding LysE family translocator: MIDLNVLPLYLTAVIALLLIPGPDMLLIASSSLSYGRKVGIFASLGNATSGILLTIMAAMGVSALIAVNPIALQVLRLLGGAYLLKMGWDCLRTPPADAPEELKKSNKMAVTLYRRAVFSNLLNPKALIFFVLFLPQFVSTHVTATSGQQMLVLGLLLNVLGLLFNLFLVTTVGTFGKSLLKSEKFRANQHKFMGLVFFVLAIWLLASQLPNPVTH, translated from the coding sequence ATGATTGATTTAAACGTATTACCCCTCTATTTAACTGCGGTTATCGCACTGTTATTAATTCCAGGTCCCGACATGCTTCTGATTGCCAGCTCAAGCCTAAGCTATGGGCGTAAGGTTGGTATCTTTGCCAGTTTAGGTAATGCGACATCAGGTATTCTATTAACCATCATGGCGGCTATGGGTGTATCTGCATTAATTGCTGTTAACCCAATCGCCCTTCAAGTACTTCGTCTATTAGGTGGTGCTTACCTATTAAAGATGGGGTGGGATTGTTTACGTACACCACCAGCAGATGCCCCTGAAGAGCTAAAGAAAAGCAATAAAATGGCAGTTACACTTTACCGCCGCGCTGTATTTAGTAACTTGCTTAATCCAAAAGCACTGATTTTCTTCGTTCTGTTTTTACCACAGTTTGTTTCGACTCATGTAACAGCGACTTCTGGTCAACAAATGCTGGTACTTGGCTTACTGCTTAACGTACTTGGCTTATTGTTTAACTTATTCCTAGTGACCACAGTCGGTACGTTTGGTAAATCACTACTGAAAAGTGAGAAATTCCGCGCTAACCAACATAAGTTCATGGGACTCGTTTTCTTTGTACTAGCGATCTGGCTATTAGCATCACAGCTACCTAACCCTGTGACTCACTAA